The following coding sequences lie in one Arachis stenosperma cultivar V10309 chromosome 5, arast.V10309.gnm1.PFL2, whole genome shotgun sequence genomic window:
- the LOC130979095 gene encoding miraculin-like — MKITLFALALLIALSSQPPHLGASNNASPPEVLDTSAKILRADSNYYIVPYWPQPTKCLTSGGLGLTSIGQTCPLDVILVNDRYHGRLPLSFTPINPKKGVIRVDTDLNIKFAARTSCPHHSTAWTLEFVGSKAPQWFVTTGGAVGNPGWKTMYNWFKIEEYDGAYKLVHCPSFLPHKHLCQNVGVVVDRNGNKRLALTHVPLKVQFQKA, encoded by the coding sequence ATGAAGATCACACTATTTGCACTAGCCCTTCTCATAGCCTTGAGCTCACAACCACCACATCTTGGAGCATCTAATAATGCTTCACCTCCAGAAGTTCTTGACACTTCAGCCAAAATCCTAAGAGCTGATTCAAATTACTATATTGTCCCTTATTGGCCACAACCCACAAAATGTTTAACTAGTGGAGGCCTAGGTCTCACTAGCATTGGCCAAACATGCCCTCTTGATGTTATTCTTGTGAATGATAGATATCATGGTCGTTTGCCACTATCATTCACACCAATTAACCCTAAAAAAGGCGTTATTCGAGTCGACACTGATCTCAACATCAAATTCGCCGCTAGAACAAGTTGTCCACACCATTCTACGGCGTGGACACTTGAATTTGTTGGCTCTAAGGCGCCACAGTGGTTCGTCACAACCGGTGGCGCTGTTGGGAACCCGGGTTGGAAAACCATGTACAATTGGTTCAAGATTGAGGAGTATGATGGGGCTTATAAGTTGGTGCATTGTCCAAGTTTCTTGCCTCACAAGCATCTATGCCAGAATGTTGGTGTGGTTGTTGATCGCAATGGGAATAAGCGTTTGGCTCTCACTCATGTTCCACTCAAAGTCCAATTCCAAAAAGCATGA